Part of the Tidjanibacter massiliensis genome is shown below.
TTTCAGCTACTTCGCGGCAACCTCGGCACAACGAGCAGCACGGCCGCGACTACTATTTCCTCTCGGCCGAGGAATTTCGGAAAGCCTGTGAAGAGGAACGGTTCGTAGAGTGGGAGGAGGTCTATGCCGGGACACGGTACGGAACGCTCAAGTCCGAGATGGAACGCATCTGGCGGAAAGGCAATATCATTCTGTTCGACGTGGATGTCATGGGCGGGATAAGGCTCAAGTCGATTTTCGGCGCGAACGCCCTCTCCATCTTCGTCATGCCGCCCTCTGTCGCCGCACTGCGCGAACGGCTGACGGGACGGGGTACCGATTCACCGGAAACCATCGAGAAACGGATAGCCAAAGCAGAA
Proteins encoded:
- the gmk gene encoding guanylate kinase encodes the protein MADGKSGKLIIFSAPSGAGKTTIVHALTERFPRLEFSISATSRQPRHNEQHGRDYYFLSAEEFRKACEEERFVEWEEVYAGTRYGTLKSEMERIWRKGNIILFDVDVMGGIRLKSIFGANALSIFVMPPSVAALRERLTGRGTDSPETIEKRIAKAEQEISYADRFDYVVINDDLQQAIVEVETLVAKFIKE